One region of Streptomyces sp. CG4 genomic DNA includes:
- a CDS encoding serine/threonine protein kinase, which yields MDALKPQDPPHIGTYTLLARLGAGGMGQVHLGRSPGGRLVAIKVIRDEITDHPEALARFRREVETARTVRSAYTANLIDASLDRAPYWLATEYVSGPTLAQAVTESGPLPAETCRGLFAALAEGLAAVHAHGVTHRDLKPQNVILSPQGPLLIDFGIARGIEDTALTQTGFAPGTPGYSAPEVLVRNQVSPSVDVFALGATMAYAVTGRPPFGSGAAHAVSYRVVHEEIDVAGAEPGLAALIQECVAKDPARRPALDAVIARCSVSSSLAEDPAYVRLTADAERPPPDLAAAVAAGLAPAASAQLPTAGPGYIPTVGPRAHIATLAPMQQPTVPVRARPRRTRWVVGIAAAAVVGAASAVALRTMQDGGQGGRQEGSATPPASASASASTAVHEVPAYIENNRISNDYWRLSTKPDEVAHGIGQCGLINAVSPPGDLQTSVSGGEDPESAYVGEKAKISFRFKYAELSESKPAPYYVSVGVKPPHDIDDETGKPFDSMGPNKSIGYTSKPVDIYKYWKDGGFIELTYPDDFQSHFEGHIAPGIPVQNDPGDWTAVLYHVKNSPTDYDSFGCTGFHVPGR from the coding sequence GTGGATGCGCTCAAGCCTCAGGACCCGCCGCACATAGGCACGTACACGCTGCTCGCCCGGCTCGGGGCGGGCGGGATGGGGCAGGTCCATCTCGGGCGGTCGCCCGGCGGGCGGCTCGTCGCCATCAAGGTGATCCGCGACGAGATCACCGACCATCCCGAGGCGCTGGCCCGGTTCCGGCGCGAGGTGGAGACCGCGCGGACGGTCCGGAGCGCCTACACGGCCAACCTCATTGACGCCTCGTTGGACCGCGCCCCCTACTGGCTGGCCACCGAGTACGTCTCGGGGCCCACCCTGGCCCAGGCCGTCACGGAAAGCGGCCCGCTGCCCGCGGAGACCTGCCGGGGGCTGTTCGCAGCGCTCGCGGAGGGCCTCGCGGCGGTCCACGCACACGGGGTCACCCACCGGGATCTGAAGCCGCAGAACGTCATCCTCTCGCCACAGGGTCCGCTGCTCATCGACTTCGGTATCGCCCGTGGAATCGAGGACACGGCCCTGACCCAGACCGGGTTCGCTCCGGGCACACCCGGATACAGCGCGCCCGAAGTCCTGGTACGCAATCAGGTGAGCCCGAGCGTCGACGTGTTCGCCCTGGGCGCGACCATGGCCTACGCCGTCACCGGGCGCCCCCCGTTCGGATCCGGCGCCGCGCACGCCGTGTCGTACCGCGTCGTTCACGAGGAGATCGACGTCGCCGGTGCGGAGCCGGGCCTCGCGGCGCTGATACAAGAGTGCGTCGCCAAGGATCCCGCTCGACGGCCGGCGCTCGACGCGGTCATAGCACGGTGCTCGGTGTCGTCCTCACTGGCCGAAGACCCGGCGTACGTACGGCTCACCGCCGACGCCGAGCGTCCGCCCCCGGACCTCGCGGCCGCCGTGGCGGCCGGCCTGGCTCCGGCGGCGTCGGCCCAGCTGCCGACGGCGGGTCCCGGGTACATCCCCACGGTCGGGCCCAGGGCCCACATTGCGACGCTCGCTCCGATGCAACAGCCGACCGTTCCCGTGCGTGCGCGTCCCCGGCGCACACGCTGGGTCGTGGGCATCGCGGCCGCGGCCGTCGTCGGGGCGGCCTCCGCCGTGGCCCTGCGGACGATGCAGGACGGGGGACAGGGCGGGAGGCAGGAGGGGAGCGCCACACCGCCCGCCTCCGCCTCCGCGTCGGCGAGTACCGCCGTGCACGAGGTGCCCGCCTACATAGAGAACAACAGGATCTCCAACGACTACTGGCGGTTGTCGACCAAGCCGGACGAAGTCGCCCACGGCATCGGCCAGTGCGGCCTGATCAACGCCGTGAGCCCGCCCGGCGACCTGCAGACCAGTGTCAGCGGCGGCGAGGACCCCGAGTCCGCGTACGTCGGTGAGAAGGCGAAGATCTCCTTCCGGTTCAAGTACGCGGAGCTCTCCGAGTCGAAGCCCGCGCCGTACTACGTCTCGGTGGGGGTCAAGCCGCCGCACGACATCGACGACGAGACGGGCAAGCCGTTCGACTCGATGGGGCCGAACAAGTCCATCGGCTACACCAGCAAGCCCGTCGACATCTACAAGTACTGGAAGGACGGCGGATTCATCGAGCTGACGTACCCGGACGACTTCCAGAGCCACTTCGAGGGTCACATCGCCCCCGGGATTCCCGTGCAGAACGACCCCGGCGACTGGACGGCGGTCCTGTACCACGTCAAGAACAGCCCCACCGACTACGACAGCTTTGGCTGCACGGGCTTCCACGTTCCGGGCCGGTAG